The Microbacterium sp. LWH7-1.2 genome window below encodes:
- a CDS encoding DUF402 domain-containing protein, which produces MPTPMQRADRPNPTRPEPGAPLQFRWRKWDGGPHWVNDCIYLGSDRWGDWVGQPSGWRNVRPGLEFVADGPNVTLIPPSGDYAMTVHGAPRRVRVYIDLAWDVRWDGHEPRGVDMDLDVVKAIDGRGLFIDDRDEWDEHRVAYGYPLDLVDRLEALAVDLERRVAAAEAPFDDATPNAWLARLAAYDGVAPPPPVSFAGAGDAGPGTGGSAA; this is translated from the coding sequence ATGCCGACCCCGATGCAGCGCGCAGACCGCCCGAATCCCACCCGCCCCGAGCCCGGAGCCCCGCTCCAGTTCCGCTGGCGCAAGTGGGACGGCGGTCCGCACTGGGTCAACGACTGCATCTACCTGGGCAGCGACCGCTGGGGCGACTGGGTGGGCCAGCCGTCCGGCTGGCGCAACGTGCGCCCGGGGCTCGAGTTCGTCGCCGACGGCCCCAACGTCACCCTCATCCCGCCGAGCGGCGACTACGCGATGACCGTCCACGGCGCCCCGCGACGCGTGCGCGTGTACATCGACCTCGCATGGGACGTCCGGTGGGACGGCCACGAGCCCCGCGGCGTCGACATGGACCTCGATGTCGTCAAGGCGATCGACGGGCGCGGGCTGTTCATCGACGACCGCGACGAGTGGGACGAGCACAGGGTCGCATACGGCTACCCGCTCGACCTCGTCGACCGGCTCGAAGCGCTCGCCGTCGACCTCGAGCGGCGCGTCGCCGCCGCGGAGGCGCCGTTCGACGACGCGACCCCGAATGCCTGGCTCGCCCGTCTGGCCGCCTACGACGGCGTGGCGCCGCCGCCGCCCGTCTCCTTCGCGGGCGCGGGCGACGCCGGCCCCGGCACAGGCGGATCCGCCGCCTAG
- a CDS encoding PPK2 family polyphosphate kinase: protein MIASSQKHWSGDVADLLRVSEGFVLADVDTRSTPGYEKDKVHAAEDLKAGSAELDEYQERLYARSRVDATNASVLLVLQAMDSAGKGGIIRHVVGSVDPQGIVLSAFKKPTDEDLKHDFLWRVKERLPVSGMIGVFDRSHYEDVLIGRVRRLAPEQEIERRYAAINDFERQLTDSGTRVVKVMLHISADEQKKRLMRRLNRLDKHWKYNPTDVDERELWPQYMAAYQTVFERTSTEHAPWFVVPADHKWYARLAVQNLLLEALEDINPQWPKATFDVEAEKRRLAAT from the coding sequence ATGATCGCCTCGAGTCAGAAGCACTGGAGCGGCGACGTCGCCGATCTCCTCCGAGTGAGCGAGGGTTTCGTCCTCGCCGACGTCGACACCCGATCGACGCCGGGATACGAGAAAGACAAGGTGCATGCGGCAGAAGACCTGAAGGCGGGTTCGGCCGAGCTCGACGAGTACCAGGAGCGCCTCTATGCCCGCAGCCGGGTCGATGCGACGAACGCCTCCGTGCTGCTGGTACTGCAGGCGATGGACTCCGCCGGCAAGGGCGGCATCATCCGCCACGTCGTGGGGTCGGTGGATCCGCAGGGCATCGTGCTCTCGGCGTTCAAGAAGCCCACGGACGAGGACCTGAAGCACGACTTCCTGTGGCGGGTCAAAGAGCGGCTTCCCGTCTCGGGCATGATCGGGGTCTTCGACCGCTCGCACTACGAAGACGTGCTCATCGGGCGGGTGCGACGGCTCGCCCCGGAGCAGGAGATCGAGCGCCGCTACGCGGCGATCAACGACTTCGAGCGTCAGTTGACCGATTCCGGCACGCGGGTCGTCAAGGTGATGCTGCACATCTCGGCGGATGAGCAGAAGAAGCGCCTGATGCGGCGCCTCAACCGTCTCGACAAGCACTGGAAGTACAACCCGACCGACGTCGACGAGCGCGAGTTGTGGCCGCAGTACATGGCGGCGTACCAGACCGTCTTCGAGCGGACCTCGACCGAGCACGCGCCCTGGTTCGTCGTGCCCGCCGACCACAAGTGGTACGCCCGCCTCGCCGTCCAGAACCTGCTGCTCGAGGCACTCGAGGACATCAACCCGCAGTGGCCGAAGGCGACGTTCGACGTCGAAGCCGAGAAGCGGCGCCTCGCGGCCACCTGA
- a CDS encoding demethylmenaquinone methyltransferase yields MASHPSDHEPNRADLHKDPSRVSGMFDQVAAGYDRTNTVLSMGNDRFWRAATTRAVNPRPGQRILDLAAGTGASSVALAGRGASVVAADFSPGMIAEGKRRHRSIRSLSFVRADATDLPFGDDEFDAVTMSFGLRNVNEPKKALSELLRVTKPGGRLVVCEFSHPPSKAFNGLYRFYNDRVLPVVAKTVSSNAEAYDYLNESIRDWPDQRTLSTWIRQAGWTDVAHRNLSMGIVALHRATKPQA; encoded by the coding sequence GTGGCATCCCACCCCTCCGATCACGAGCCGAACCGCGCCGACCTGCACAAGGACCCGTCGCGCGTGAGCGGCATGTTCGACCAGGTCGCGGCCGGCTACGACCGCACCAACACCGTGTTGAGCATGGGCAATGACCGATTCTGGCGCGCCGCGACCACCCGCGCCGTGAACCCCCGCCCCGGCCAGCGCATCCTCGATCTCGCCGCGGGCACGGGCGCCTCGAGCGTCGCCCTTGCGGGCCGGGGCGCCTCGGTCGTCGCCGCCGACTTCTCGCCGGGGATGATCGCTGAGGGCAAGCGCCGGCACCGCAGCATCCGCAGTCTCTCCTTCGTGCGGGCCGACGCGACCGACCTGCCCTTCGGCGACGACGAGTTCGACGCGGTGACGATGTCGTTCGGGTTGCGCAATGTGAACGAGCCGAAGAAGGCGCTCAGCGAGCTGCTGCGCGTCACGAAGCCCGGCGGCCGCCTCGTGGTGTGCGAGTTCTCGCACCCGCCCTCGAAGGCGTTCAACGGCCTGTATCGCTTCTACAACGACCGCGTGCTGCCGGTCGTCGCGAAGACGGTGAGCTCGAACGCCGAGGCGTACGACTACCTGAACGAGTCGATCCGCGACTGGCCCGATCAGCGCACGCTGTCGACGTGGATCCGCCAGGCGGGTTGGACCGACGTCGCCCACCGCAACCTGTCGATGGGCATCGTCGCGCTGCACCGTGCCACGAAACCCCAGGCCTAG
- a CDS encoding chorismate-binding protein: MTSSHRPPELVVETREIEHVDDLLAYASPDEPLAWLRRGDGIVGIGSVGGYRRDPRVPLGVDAATLRSPADHWRHLAATAEIDDPVGLPGTGLVAFGTLVFDERSAATSLLTIPQAVIGRHRGRSWVTRIRQTHVSRPDPAVEPTPYGPYWSATLGPGTLNPAGYQAAVREAVDAIVRGELEKVVLARDLVGTIPAGADLRRLVRALADDYPDTWTFAVDGLIGASPETLVTASRGVVTARVLAGTIPRGADAHDDTEASTTLAHSGKDLDEHRYAVQSVLATLGPHVRHLRADPEPFTLKLPNLWHLATDLAGDLADHASALDLVAALHPTAAVAGTPTEAALDLIRRLEPFDRGRYAGPVGWVDGDGNGEWAIALRCAQIGGPPPRNLATYSATIPVVAHAGAGIVAQSNPDKELLETRVKFRPIVDALA, translated from the coding sequence GTGACATCTTCGCACCGCCCGCCTGAGCTGGTGGTCGAGACCCGCGAGATCGAGCACGTCGACGACCTCCTCGCCTACGCCTCTCCCGACGAGCCGCTCGCCTGGCTGCGCCGCGGCGACGGCATCGTCGGCATCGGCAGCGTAGGGGGCTATCGGCGCGACCCCCGCGTCCCGCTCGGGGTCGATGCGGCCACCCTGCGGTCGCCGGCCGACCACTGGCGGCACCTCGCGGCGACAGCGGAGATCGACGACCCGGTGGGTCTTCCCGGCACCGGCCTCGTCGCGTTCGGGACGCTCGTCTTCGATGAGCGGTCGGCGGCGACCAGCCTCCTCACCATCCCGCAGGCGGTCATCGGCCGCCATCGCGGGCGGTCGTGGGTCACGCGCATCCGCCAGACGCACGTCTCGCGCCCCGACCCGGCGGTCGAGCCCACGCCGTACGGCCCGTACTGGTCGGCCACGCTCGGCCCCGGTACCCTCAACCCCGCCGGCTACCAGGCGGCCGTGCGCGAGGCCGTCGACGCGATCGTGCGCGGCGAGCTCGAGAAGGTCGTCCTGGCGCGCGACCTCGTCGGCACCATCCCCGCCGGCGCCGACCTGCGCCGCCTCGTCCGTGCCCTCGCAGACGACTACCCCGACACCTGGACCTTCGCGGTCGACGGGCTCATCGGCGCGAGCCCCGAGACGCTGGTGACGGCCTCGCGCGGCGTGGTCACCGCGCGGGTGCTCGCCGGGACGATCCCGCGCGGTGCAGACGCGCACGACGACACCGAGGCATCCACCACCCTCGCGCACAGCGGCAAAGACCTCGACGAGCACCGCTACGCGGTGCAGAGCGTGCTCGCGACGCTGGGCCCCCACGTCCGCCACCTGCGCGCCGACCCCGAGCCGTTCACGCTGAAGCTCCCGAACCTGTGGCACCTCGCGACGGACCTCGCGGGCGACCTCGCCGACCACGCGTCGGCGCTCGATCTGGTCGCGGCGCTGCACCCCACCGCTGCGGTGGCGGGGACTCCCACGGAGGCTGCGCTGGACCTGATCCGCCGGCTCGAGCCCTTCGACCGGGGCCGGTACGCGGGCCCGGTGGGCTGGGTCGACGGCGACGGCAACGGCGAGTGGGCCATCGCCCTGCGCTGCGCGCAGATCGGCGGGCCGCCGCCGCGCAACCTCGCGACCTACAGCGCGACGATCCCGGTCGTCGCCCACGCGGGCGCCGGGATCGTCGCCCAGAGCAATCCCGACAAGGAGCTGCTCGAGACGCGGGTGAAGTTCCGTCCGATCGTCGACGCCCTCGCCTGA